A single Orcinus orca chromosome 2, mOrcOrc1.1, whole genome shotgun sequence DNA region contains:
- the LOC117196139 gene encoding translation initiation factor IF-2-like isoform X3: MAARPAQIRSSRPPAARPAAPKRKDDLPITESLLFPRIHYHQCPACERVSGTGSGRGPGGGRARRRRAAQGPARPRRRSAPPRHWRRRSRAIPSVRTTLTLSSDRLRPGSGEPGEGAPRCVRLGPPRSDCLLRLCLLPLRRRYPSSPRRRRVLLRRRRLLLLPPPPLVPPLPLHQLHPGNSAAAAFGNPRHFPPRSSSPTLARSGTPPSANLGSPRPSSSSAAWLASSRPVRSFRSPLRARTRASGRRPSTLGVVRLGEPPEAGPGGPGARGAGGAFGRRPVGRARSHRGLNKGGCAAARAPGGAGRGGVPQERAGRRPRPCGLRPGSPWLGGGRTLAQAPAPRAGTRAAPEARAAAWGGQGAPLGRRRLRN; this comes from the coding sequence ATGGCGGCGAGGCCGGCCCAGATAAGGAGCAGCCGCCcccccgccgcccgccccgcTGCCCCGAAACGAAAAGACGATTTACCCATCACTGAGTCTCTGCTGTTTCCTCGCATACATTACCATCAATGCCCGGCCTGTGAGCGTGTGTCGGGGACGGGGAGCGGCCGCGGACCGGGCGGCGGGCGGGCGCGCAGGCGGCGGGCGGCGCAGGGCCCGGCGCGCCCTCGGCGACGCTCAGCACCTCCCCGTCACTGGCGCCGGCGCTCCCGGGCCATCCCCTCCGTCCGCACCACGCTCACGCTCAGCTCGGATCGGCTCAGGCCGGGCAGCGGCGAACCGGGGGAGGGGGCACCAAGATGCGTCCGGCTCGGCCCCCCGCGCAGCGACTGCCTCCTCCGCCTTTGCCTCCTCCCGCTCCGCCGCCGCtacccctcctccccccgccgccgccgggtcctcctccgccgccgccgcctcctcctcctgccgccgccgccgctggtGCCGCCGCTGCCGCTCCACCAACTACATCCGGGCAACTCGGCCGCTGCGGCCTTCGGAAACCCTCGGCACTTTCCGCCGCgctcctcctctcccaccctcgCGCGCTCCGGAACGCCGCCTTCGGCAAACCTCGGCTCGCCGCGGCCCTCCTCTTCCTCCGCGGCCTGGCTCGCCTCCTCGCGACCCGTCCGCTCTTTCCGGTCGCCGCTGCGGGCTCGCACACGCGCGTCCGGCCGCCGCCCTTCCACTTTAGGGGTAGTCCGGCTCGGGGAGCCGCCCGAGGCTGGTCCCGGGGGCCCCGGGGCGCGCGGGGCGGGCGGCGCCTTCGGGAGGAGGCCGGTGGGGCGCGCGAGGAGCCATCGCGGACTTAATAAGGGCGGCTGCGCTGCTGCGCGTGCGCCCGGCGGCGCGGGGCGGGGAGGCGTCCCGCAGGAGCGCGCgggccgccgcccccgcccctgcGGGCTCCGACCGGGAAGCCCCTGGTTGGGCGGCGGGCGGACGCTGGCCCAGGCGCCCGCTCCGCGCGCGGGGACGCGAGCTGCCCCGGAGGCCCGCGCGGCggcctggggtgggcagggcgCGCCCCTGGGCCGTCGGCGTCTTAGAA
- the LOC117196139 gene encoding translation initiation factor IF-2-like isoform X2, producing the protein MAARPAQIRSSRPPAARPAAPKRKDDLPITESLLFPRIHYHQCPACERVSGTGSGRGPGGGRARRRRAAQGPARPRRRSAPPRHWRRRSRAIPSVRTTLTLSSDRLRPGSGEPGEGAPRCVRLGPPRSDCLLRLCLLPLRRRYPSSPRRRRVLLRRRRLLLLPPPPLVPPLPLHQLHPGNSAAAAFGNPRHFPPRSSSPTLARSGTPPSANLGSPRPSSSSAAWLASSRPVRSFRSPLRARTRASGRRPSTLGVVRLGEPPEAGPGGPGARGAGGAFGRRPVGRARSHRGLNKGGCAAARAPGGAGRGGVPQERAGRRPRPCGLRPGSPWLGGGRTLAQAPAPRAGTRAAPEARAAAWGGQGAPLGRRRLRRNKQKPCKELTEILKQRGLFSLSPSSGTT; encoded by the coding sequence ATGGCGGCGAGGCCGGCCCAGATAAGGAGCAGCCGCCcccccgccgcccgccccgcTGCCCCGAAACGAAAAGACGATTTACCCATCACTGAGTCTCTGCTGTTTCCTCGCATACATTACCATCAATGCCCGGCCTGTGAGCGTGTGTCGGGGACGGGGAGCGGCCGCGGACCGGGCGGCGGGCGGGCGCGCAGGCGGCGGGCGGCGCAGGGCCCGGCGCGCCCTCGGCGACGCTCAGCACCTCCCCGTCACTGGCGCCGGCGCTCCCGGGCCATCCCCTCCGTCCGCACCACGCTCACGCTCAGCTCGGATCGGCTCAGGCCGGGCAGCGGCGAACCGGGGGAGGGGGCACCAAGATGCGTCCGGCTCGGCCCCCCGCGCAGCGACTGCCTCCTCCGCCTTTGCCTCCTCCCGCTCCGCCGCCGCtacccctcctccccccgccgccgccgggtcctcctccgccgccgccgcctcctcctcctgccgccgccgccgctggtGCCGCCGCTGCCGCTCCACCAACTACATCCGGGCAACTCGGCCGCTGCGGCCTTCGGAAACCCTCGGCACTTTCCGCCGCgctcctcctctcccaccctcgCGCGCTCCGGAACGCCGCCTTCGGCAAACCTCGGCTCGCCGCGGCCCTCCTCTTCCTCCGCGGCCTGGCTCGCCTCCTCGCGACCCGTCCGCTCTTTCCGGTCGCCGCTGCGGGCTCGCACACGCGCGTCCGGCCGCCGCCCTTCCACTTTAGGGGTAGTCCGGCTCGGGGAGCCGCCCGAGGCTGGTCCCGGGGGCCCCGGGGCGCGCGGGGCGGGCGGCGCCTTCGGGAGGAGGCCGGTGGGGCGCGCGAGGAGCCATCGCGGACTTAATAAGGGCGGCTGCGCTGCTGCGCGTGCGCCCGGCGGCGCGGGGCGGGGAGGCGTCCCGCAGGAGCGCGCgggccgccgcccccgcccctgcGGGCTCCGACCGGGAAGCCCCTGGTTGGGCGGCGGGCGGACGCTGGCCCAGGCGCCCGCTCCGCGCGCGGGGACGCGAGCTGCCCCGGAGGCCCGCGCGGCggcctggggtgggcagggcgCGCCCCTGGGCCGTCGGCGTCTTAGAA